The Pyrus communis chromosome 2, drPyrComm1.1, whole genome shotgun sequence genome includes a window with the following:
- the LOC137725092 gene encoding THO complex subunit 7A-like — protein sequence MTIDSPIKHGIYASLSSSFMEIRVGQIRNRISAGLIISVAANYAFGPLEDDFIIKHRLLTRTTTTRGEPPLKKLQKKFTSLFVKLDKNEDNFADCDKLAKAFLQELNTFEIPLLKSKAVVDANRREKHNFDELREEINRQIVLAKADIETLKEQLDESKVERRHEEECEVIRKLIATHPPRSETLKIISELEKEIAALDAENTASSRTLELRKKQFALLLHVVCELY from the exons ATGACAATTGATTCCCCTATAAAGCATGGAATCTATGCTTCATTGTCGTCATCTTTCATGGAG ATTAGGGTTGGTCAAATTCGAAATCGAATTTCTGCCGGACTCATAATCTCCGTGGCGGCGAACTACGCGTTCGGGCCGCTCGAAGACGACTTCATCATCAAACACAGACTTCTCACTCGGACCACAACCACGAGAGGCGAACCGCCGTTGAAGAAGCTCCAGAAGAAGTTCACGTCCCTGTTCGTCAAGCTCGACAAGAACGAAGACAACTTCGCCGACTGCGACAAGCTCGCCAAAGCTTTCCTCCAGGAGCTCAACACGTTCGAGATTCCGCTCCTCAAGAGCAAGGCCGTCGTGGATGCGAATCGCCGGGAGAAGCACAACTTCGACGAGCTGAGGGAGGAGATTAACCGGCAGATTGTGCTGGCGAAGGCCGACATTGAGACGCTCAAGGAGCAGCTCGACGAGAGTAAGGTCGAAAGAAGGCACGAGGAGGAGTGTGAGGTGATCAGGAAATTGATTGCTACGCACCCGCCGCGGTCTGAGACGCTCAAGATCATATCAGAGTTGGAGAAAGAGATTGCGGCATTGGATGCGGAGAACACCGCAAGTTCGCGGACGCTGGAGCTGAGGAAGAAGCAGTTTGCTCTGCTCCTGCACGTGGTATGTGAGCTATATTGA